From a single Alkalihalophilus pseudofirmus genomic region:
- a CDS encoding Tex family protein: MNDFHNKLIQEIEKELSVNEKYIRNLIDLVEEGNTVPFIARYRKELTGSLDEVQIRTIVERWEYANQLQQRKDEVKRLIGEQDKLTDELALKIDQAMKLQEIDDLYRPYKQKRRTRATTAKEKGLQPLAEWLITYPKQADVSKEALQYIDEEKGVATVEEALAGAEDIIAEWVSDDADLRKFIRERSFKEGHIKTVVKDKQLDEKGTYEMYYDYTEAVRSIVPHRILAVNRGEKDGVLRAGIEFQAEKMIGEIEKRYMSRAGDSSAAEYVKLAIQDGYKRLIEPSIEREIRNELTAKAEEQAIHIFSENLRNLLLQPPIKDKVVLGVDPAYRTGCKLAVVDGTGKVLDIGVVYPTPPRNEVEKAAAKVKQLVKEHKVEMIAIGNGTASRETEQFIADLINDLPGELYYLIVNEAGASVYSASELGREEFPEFQVEERSAVSIARRLQDPLAELVKIDPKSVGVGQYQHDVAQKRLSESLTFVVETVVNQVGVNVNTASVSLLQYVAGLSKSVAVNIVKRREEEGRFTSRAQLKKVPRLGAKTYEQCIGFLRIQGGKNPLDATGIHPETYKETEALLDKVGAARKDVGTKELSEKLSGLNEHQIAEELGLGMPTVKDIIATLIRPTRDPRDEVAKPLLKQGVLRLEDLTRGMELQGTVRNVVDFGAFVDVGVKQDGLVHISKLTKRFVKHPLEVVAVGEIVTVWVEDVDIKKGRVALTMLEPAVQTV; encoded by the coding sequence ATGAATGATTTTCATAATAAGTTAATTCAAGAAATAGAAAAGGAACTGTCAGTGAATGAAAAGTACATAAGAAATTTAATTGATCTAGTTGAAGAGGGAAATACAGTGCCTTTTATTGCGCGCTACAGAAAAGAATTGACTGGATCATTAGATGAAGTCCAAATCCGTACAATCGTTGAGAGATGGGAGTATGCAAATCAGCTTCAGCAGCGAAAAGACGAGGTTAAACGCTTAATCGGTGAACAGGATAAGTTGACAGATGAGCTCGCTTTAAAAATTGACCAGGCTATGAAGCTTCAAGAAATAGATGATCTCTATAGACCTTATAAGCAAAAAAGGCGTACAAGAGCTACTACAGCAAAAGAAAAAGGGTTGCAGCCTTTAGCGGAATGGCTAATTACGTATCCAAAACAAGCTGATGTTTCCAAAGAAGCACTTCAATATATTGATGAAGAAAAAGGTGTAGCTACGGTTGAAGAGGCGCTCGCCGGTGCCGAAGATATTATTGCTGAATGGGTATCGGACGATGCGGATCTAAGAAAGTTCATTCGCGAACGCTCGTTTAAAGAAGGCCACATTAAAACGGTTGTTAAAGACAAGCAACTTGATGAAAAAGGTACATATGAAATGTATTACGATTATACAGAAGCAGTCCGCTCCATCGTGCCTCACAGAATTCTTGCTGTGAACCGTGGAGAAAAAGACGGGGTTTTAAGAGCGGGAATTGAGTTTCAGGCTGAGAAAATGATAGGGGAGATCGAGAAGCGTTATATGTCTCGCGCAGGAGACTCATCAGCTGCTGAGTATGTTAAGCTGGCTATTCAAGATGGATATAAACGTTTAATAGAACCATCAATTGAACGAGAAATAAGGAACGAACTGACTGCAAAAGCTGAAGAACAAGCAATTCATATCTTTTCAGAGAATTTGAGAAACCTCCTGTTACAGCCGCCTATTAAAGATAAGGTTGTGCTTGGAGTAGATCCGGCTTACCGTACAGGGTGCAAGTTAGCTGTGGTGGATGGGACTGGAAAGGTACTCGATATAGGAGTTGTTTATCCAACGCCGCCTAGAAATGAAGTTGAAAAAGCAGCAGCGAAAGTGAAACAATTAGTTAAAGAACATAAGGTAGAAATGATTGCTATTGGGAACGGCACAGCTTCGAGAGAGACGGAGCAGTTTATTGCTGACCTTATCAACGATTTACCGGGAGAATTGTATTATTTGATTGTAAATGAAGCTGGAGCGAGTGTGTATTCTGCTTCTGAGCTAGGGCGTGAGGAGTTTCCGGAATTTCAAGTTGAAGAAAGAAGTGCTGTTTCTATTGCAAGAAGGCTGCAGGACCCATTAGCTGAACTCGTGAAAATTGATCCGAAGTCCGTTGGTGTGGGTCAATATCAACATGATGTTGCGCAAAAAAGATTATCAGAATCGTTAACATTTGTAGTAGAGACCGTAGTTAACCAAGTTGGTGTAAATGTGAATACTGCCTCCGTCTCATTATTGCAATATGTAGCTGGACTATCGAAGTCGGTTGCTGTAAATATTGTGAAACGCAGAGAGGAAGAAGGCCGGTTTACAAGCCGTGCACAATTAAAGAAAGTACCTAGGCTAGGTGCGAAAACGTATGAACAGTGTATTGGCTTCTTACGCATTCAAGGAGGGAAGAATCCGCTTGATGCTACAGGGATTCATCCAGAGACATATAAGGAAACCGAAGCGCTGCTTGATAAGGTGGGCGCTGCACGAAAAGATGTAGGAACAAAAGAGTTAAGCGAAAAACTGTCTGGATTGAACGAACATCAAATAGCAGAAGAGCTTGGGCTTGGTATGCCGACTGTTAAAGATATTATTGCAACACTTATCAGGCCGACTCGAGATCCACGTGATGAAGTAGCGAAACCTTTGTTAAAGCAGGGGGTTCTTCGATTAGAAGACTTGACTCGCGGGATGGAACTTCAAGGGACTGTGAGAAATGTAGTCGATTTTGGAGCGTTTGTTGATGTAGGGGTAAAGCAAGACGGATTAGTTCATATTTCTAAACTAACTAAAAGGTTTGTGAAGCATCCTCTTGAAGTAGTGGCTGTTGGAGAAATTGTAACGGTATGGGTTGAGGATGTTGACATAAAAAAAGGCAGGGTTGCTCTCACGATGCTAGAGCCGGCTGTGCAAACAGTATAA
- the cmpA gene encoding cortex morphogenetic protein CmpA: MPTWLRTQLQKAFKEQNRHQIKILNQCWFYYQRKEQMNKHLG; encoded by the coding sequence ATGCCGACCTGGTTACGCACTCAACTACAAAAGGCTTTCAAAGAGCAGAACCGCCATCAAATAAAGATCCTTAATCAATGTTGGTTTTACTATCAACGAAAAGAGCAAATGAATAAGCATTTAGGTTAA
- a CDS encoding SprT family protein: MNQSELQKMVEEISLTSFNKPFVHEATFNSRLRTTGGRYLLRSHNLEFNPKQYQLYGEEELIKIIKHELCHYHLHIEGRGYKHRDADFKELLAHVGGARYCREIPGAKRQTKVLHEYECQGCHLLYSRKRRIDTSKYVCGKCRGKLRKKL, encoded by the coding sequence TTGAATCAGAGCGAACTGCAAAAAATGGTTGAAGAGATCTCTCTAACTAGTTTTAACAAACCATTTGTACACGAAGCGACGTTTAATTCAAGATTACGTACGACTGGCGGCAGATACTTGTTAAGGTCACACAATCTAGAATTTAACCCTAAGCAGTATCAATTATATGGGGAAGAAGAATTAATTAAGATTATTAAACATGAATTGTGTCATTATCATCTTCATATAGAAGGAAGAGGCTATAAGCATAGAGATGCTGACTTTAAAGAGCTGTTGGCGCATGTAGGAGGAGCCAGGTATTGCAGAGAAATACCTGGAGCTAAGAGACAAACGAAGGTTCTACATGAATATGAGTGTCAAGGTTGTCATCTTTTATATAGCCGGAAGCGAAGGATCGATACGTCTAAATATGTGTGTGGGAAGTGCAGAGGCAAATTGAGAAAAAAATTATAA
- a CDS encoding trans-sulfuration enzyme family protein produces MREKRFNTQAVHFQKKESAYHVSKAKPIYQTTAFTFSDLDDMESFYEGEKSYLYSRYSNPNTDDLGVGIALLEGAEDGVATSSGMSAILAGVLAVAKEGDHVLASEDLYGGTYQLFEQELPNMGIDVSFVSFGDLETVEKAITDRTVLIYTESITNPLLRVEDLEGVISLAKKYTIYSMIDNTFATPYLLQPAKIGADLIVHSATKYIGGHSDVNAGVLVGTAVLIQKAKSKIVTLGCNLTPFEAWLGCRGLKTLSLRMQRQCENAANLAKSFNKSAGVSKVYYPTDVSAKGNGAMVSIDLAEEVDVEEFFKNLSWVKIAPTLAGVETTVSYPLRTSHRTIPDELRSELGIGKQLVRISVGIEDETDIIEAFQHAIKQAQIKNL; encoded by the coding sequence ATGCGTGAGAAGCGATTTAATACTCAAGCGGTTCATTTTCAAAAGAAAGAATCAGCTTATCATGTGAGCAAAGCAAAACCAATATATCAAACAACGGCCTTTACCTTTTCAGACCTTGATGATATGGAAAGCTTTTATGAAGGAGAAAAGAGTTATTTATATTCAAGATACAGTAATCCGAATACAGATGACTTAGGAGTAGGCATCGCTTTATTAGAAGGAGCAGAAGACGGGGTTGCTACGTCTTCAGGTATGTCGGCTATTCTAGCTGGAGTGCTAGCAGTGGCGAAAGAGGGCGATCATGTCCTTGCTTCAGAAGATTTATATGGCGGGACGTATCAATTGTTTGAACAAGAGCTTCCCAATATGGGGATTGATGTGAGCTTTGTCTCATTTGGAGACTTAGAGACAGTAGAGAAGGCGATCACAGACCGTACAGTGCTGATTTATACAGAATCGATCACTAACCCTTTGCTACGGGTAGAAGATCTCGAGGGTGTAATCAGTCTTGCGAAAAAATATACGATCTATTCAATGATTGATAATACATTTGCAACGCCTTATTTACTGCAGCCAGCTAAAATTGGTGCAGATTTAATCGTACATAGTGCTACTAAATATATTGGCGGACACAGTGATGTCAACGCTGGAGTGTTAGTTGGGACTGCTGTGCTTATCCAGAAAGCAAAATCAAAAATTGTGACACTTGGCTGCAATCTAACACCTTTTGAAGCGTGGCTTGGATGCAGGGGCTTAAAAACATTAAGCTTAAGAATGCAAAGACAATGCGAAAATGCTGCAAACCTTGCAAAGTCATTTAATAAAAGTGCAGGAGTAAGCAAAGTTTATTATCCGACCGATGTTTCTGCTAAAGGGAACGGTGCTATGGTAAGCATTGATTTAGCAGAAGAAGTAGATGTTGAAGAGTTTTTTAAGAACTTAAGCTGGGTTAAAATTGCTCCTACGCTTGCTGGAGTAGAAACAACAGTGTCTTACCCGTTACGTACTTCTCATCGTACGATCCCGGATGAATTGAGATCAGAGCTTGGGATCGGAAAGCAGCTGGTGCGGATCTCTGTGGGGATTGAGGATGAAACAGATATAATAGAAGCTTTTCAGCATGCCATTAAACAAGCTCAAATCAAGAACCTTTAA
- the thiL gene encoding thiamine-phosphate kinase — protein sequence MNVKDEFSFISKITPRHTHQSSLKVAIGDDAAVYSGTDLFDEVICVDTMVEGIHFRKDTLTPYQIGKKALAVNLSDLAAMGAVPHYYLVSIAIPKSWSEEQLEAVYHGMKDLADQFKVDLIGGDTVSIQESLVITVTVIGRVEKNRSLLRSSAEVGDNVFVTGYVGGSAAGLSLLLEKGNEASYFDHEQELIKAHQEPVPQVRAGRIFAQSNERISLNDVSDGLASEANEIAEASQVTLLLYEEKLPLHPAMSANELDQQLDAALYGGEDFQLIGTASKETFPLIQAECKRQGISLHLIGEVIDNQPAVYLQKENEKILLSKKGYNHFSK from the coding sequence ATGAATGTGAAAGATGAGTTTTCATTTATATCAAAGATTACTCCCCGTCATACTCATCAATCTTCCTTAAAAGTAGCGATCGGCGATGACGCTGCTGTTTACAGCGGGACGGATCTGTTTGATGAGGTCATATGTGTGGATACTATGGTAGAAGGGATTCATTTTAGGAAGGACACCCTGACACCTTACCAGATTGGAAAAAAAGCGTTAGCGGTCAATCTAAGTGATTTAGCAGCTATGGGAGCGGTCCCTCACTATTATCTGGTTTCTATTGCTATCCCAAAGAGCTGGAGTGAAGAGCAGTTAGAAGCTGTTTATCATGGGATGAAAGATTTGGCCGATCAATTTAAAGTTGATTTGATAGGCGGAGATACTGTATCGATTCAAGAATCTCTAGTAATTACTGTTACTGTCATTGGGAGAGTTGAAAAGAATCGAAGCCTCCTTCGTTCTAGTGCTGAAGTGGGGGATAATGTTTTCGTCACAGGATACGTAGGTGGTTCGGCAGCAGGTTTATCACTATTACTTGAAAAAGGAAATGAAGCTTCTTACTTCGATCATGAACAAGAATTGATCAAAGCTCATCAAGAGCCGGTTCCACAAGTGAGGGCAGGGCGAATTTTTGCCCAGTCAAATGAGAGAATCTCATTAAATGATGTGAGTGATGGGCTAGCAAGTGAAGCTAACGAAATTGCTGAAGCCAGCCAGGTCACTTTATTATTATATGAAGAAAAATTACCGCTTCATCCAGCTATGTCAGCAAATGAGTTAGACCAGCAGCTCGATGCCGCTTTATATGGCGGAGAAGATTTTCAGCTGATTGGAACAGCTTCTAAGGAAACCTTTCCTTTAATACAAGCAGAATGTAAAAGGCAAGGGATCTCATTACATCTAATAGGTGAAGTTATAGATAATCAGCCAGCAGTATATTTACAAAAAGAAAATGAAAAAATCTTGCTTTCAAAAAAGGGATACAATCATTTTTCAAAATAG
- the tsaE gene encoding tRNA (adenosine(37)-N6)-threonylcarbamoyltransferase complex ATPase subunit type 1 TsaE has translation MDKWTIKTTSPEETAQLAERVGELVQAGDVLTLEGDLGAGKTSFTKGLAKGLGVTRVVSSPTFTIIKEYKGRIPLYHMDVYRLDEGAEELGLEEYFEGEGVSVIEWASIIREQLPNDRLDIVITHAGDTTRELSFFASGIRYEQLSKELATWATH, from the coding sequence ATGGATAAATGGACAATCAAAACAACCTCTCCCGAAGAAACGGCGCAGCTAGCTGAGCGAGTAGGAGAGCTTGTACAAGCTGGTGATGTACTTACGCTTGAAGGTGATCTAGGTGCAGGTAAAACCAGCTTTACTAAAGGGTTAGCAAAAGGGTTAGGAGTTACACGGGTAGTTAGCAGCCCAACCTTTACGATTATTAAAGAATATAAAGGAAGAATTCCGCTCTATCATATGGATGTCTATCGTTTAGATGAGGGCGCGGAAGAACTTGGGTTGGAAGAGTATTTTGAAGGTGAAGGTGTGTCTGTGATTGAATGGGCAAGCATCATCCGAGAACAGCTTCCAAATGATCGTTTAGACATTGTGATTACTCATGCCGGTGATACGACTCGTGAATTATCATTTTTTGCAAGTGGAATCCGTTATGAACAACTAAGTAAGGAGTTAGCGACATGGGCTACACATTAG
- the tsaB gene encoding tRNA (adenosine(37)-N6)-threonylcarbamoyltransferase complex dimerization subunit type 1 TsaB, translating into MGYTLAIDTSSYVLTVAVTEDSKVLGEMTTNIKKNHSLRLMPAIGQLMRDTGITPEQLTKVVVADGPGSYTGVRIAVTTAKTLAWSLNIPLVGVSSLELMVQNGRFFEGYTVPIVDARRGQVFTALYRGEQHKMTVQKEDRLRMLNEWLEELKEIEGLILFVGQDVELHQEDIQSALGDKAVFAPAQMTLPRGGELAALGEEKEAVASIHTFVPRYLRLAEAEAKWQSEQKKACESND; encoded by the coding sequence ATGGGCTACACATTAGCAATCGATACGTCCTCATATGTACTGACTGTTGCAGTCACAGAAGACTCTAAAGTGCTGGGTGAGATGACGACTAATATTAAAAAGAATCATTCGCTGCGTTTAATGCCTGCCATTGGGCAACTAATGAGAGATACGGGAATTACACCAGAGCAGCTAACAAAGGTTGTTGTAGCTGATGGACCTGGCTCTTATACAGGTGTACGTATAGCAGTGACGACAGCCAAGACCTTAGCATGGTCTTTAAATATACCGCTCGTCGGCGTCTCGAGTCTAGAATTAATGGTACAAAATGGTCGTTTCTTTGAAGGGTATACGGTTCCTATTGTAGATGCCAGACGAGGACAAGTATTTACAGCTCTTTATAGAGGCGAGCAGCATAAAATGACCGTTCAGAAAGAAGATCGATTAAGGATGTTAAATGAATGGTTAGAAGAGTTAAAAGAGATAGAGGGGCTTATTTTGTTTGTAGGACAAGACGTTGAACTGCATCAGGAAGACATTCAATCAGCCCTGGGTGATAAAGCGGTCTTTGCTCCTGCTCAAATGACTCTGCCTCGGGGCGGGGAGTTAGCTGCACTTGGGGAAGAGAAAGAAGCAGTCGCGTCTATTCATACGTTTGTACCTCGTTATCTCCGTCTTGCAGAAGCTGAAGCCAAATGGCAAAGCGAGCAGAAGAAGGCGTGTGAGTCCAATGATTGA
- the rimI gene encoding ribosomal protein S18-alanine N-acetyltransferase has product MIEQAKSIIRLMTIDDIEGVYEVEKNSFPTPWKPSIFINELHVNKYAHYFVCEKEGYIAGYCGLWVIGEDAQITNIAVHSSMRGQKFGEQLLSYAMNHARELGAVHMSLEVRVSNVVAQGLYKKLGFKEGGIRKNYYTDNQEDAMVMWVNLNGE; this is encoded by the coding sequence ATGATTGAGCAAGCGAAAAGTATCATTCGTTTAATGACAATCGATGACATTGAAGGGGTCTATGAAGTAGAAAAGAATTCTTTTCCTACACCTTGGAAGCCATCCATTTTTATTAATGAATTACACGTGAATAAGTATGCTCATTACTTTGTATGTGAAAAAGAAGGCTATATTGCGGGCTATTGTGGTCTTTGGGTGATAGGAGAAGATGCTCAAATTACAAATATAGCGGTACATTCTTCTATGCGCGGACAAAAGTTTGGAGAACAGCTTCTTTCTTATGCGATGAATCATGCTAGAGAGCTTGGGGCTGTGCATATGTCACTTGAGGTAAGAGTGAGTAATGTCGTTGCACAAGGCCTTTATAAAAAGCTAGGTTTTAAAGAGGGTGGAATCCGTAAAAATTACTACACGGATAACCAAGAAGACGCAATGGTAATGTGGGTGAACTTAAATGGAGAATAA
- the tsaD gene encoding tRNA (adenosine(37)-N6)-threonylcarbamoyltransferase complex transferase subunit TsaD has product MENKELILAIETSCDETSAAVIKDGKEILSNIVSSQIESHKRFGGVVPEIASRHHVEQITLIIEEAMSEAEVTFKDLSAIAVTEGPGLVGALLIGVNAAKAMAFAHNLPLIGVHHIAGHIYANQLIHKLEFPLLTLVVSGGHTELVYMESDGSFEIIGETRDDAVGEAYDKVARTIGLPYPGGPHIDKLAHEGEPSYDLPRAWLEPDSFDFSFSGLKSAVINTLHNQKQRGEEINTQDLAASFQASVIDVLITKTKKAQEKYNVKQVLLAGGVAANKGLRTELKRTFDHTEVELIIPPLNLCTDNAAMIGAAASIKYKQGKFSAYDLNGNPGLDLERE; this is encoded by the coding sequence ATGGAGAATAAAGAATTGATATTAGCAATTGAAACCAGCTGTGATGAGACGTCTGCTGCGGTAATTAAGGATGGGAAAGAGATCCTGAGCAACATTGTCTCCTCACAAATTGAGAGTCATAAACGGTTTGGCGGGGTAGTGCCGGAAATTGCATCTAGGCACCATGTTGAACAAATTACCCTCATTATTGAAGAAGCAATGAGTGAGGCAGAAGTGACTTTTAAAGACCTTTCTGCTATTGCTGTAACGGAAGGACCGGGTCTTGTGGGAGCGCTGTTAATTGGAGTGAATGCGGCTAAAGCAATGGCATTTGCCCATAACCTGCCGTTAATCGGAGTTCATCATATTGCTGGTCATATTTATGCAAACCAACTTATCCACAAACTTGAGTTTCCGTTACTGACGTTAGTGGTCTCAGGCGGTCATACGGAGCTTGTGTATATGGAGAGCGATGGATCATTTGAAATTATAGGTGAAACGCGTGATGATGCTGTAGGGGAAGCCTATGACAAGGTAGCTAGAACAATTGGTCTGCCATATCCTGGCGGGCCTCACATTGACAAGCTTGCACATGAGGGCGAGCCTAGCTATGACCTTCCAAGAGCTTGGCTTGAGCCCGACAGCTTTGATTTTAGTTTTAGTGGATTAAAATCAGCAGTTATTAACACCTTGCACAACCAGAAGCAGCGTGGTGAAGAAATTAATACACAGGATCTTGCAGCGAGTTTTCAAGCAAGTGTAATAGATGTATTAATAACAAAAACAAAAAAAGCGCAAGAGAAATACAATGTTAAACAGGTGCTTCTTGCAGGCGGAGTTGCAGCGAATAAAGGGTTAAGGACAGAGCTTAAGCGAACCTTTGACCATACAGAAGTAGAGTTAATTATCCCGCCATTAAACTTATGCACAGATAATGCAGCGATGATCGGGGCTGCAGCAAGTATCAAATACAAGCAGGGCAAATTTTCAGCGTATGATTTAAATGGAAATCCAGGGCTTGATTTAGAAAGAGAATAA